The Penaeus vannamei isolate JL-2024 chromosome 39, ASM4276789v1, whole genome shotgun sequence genome window below encodes:
- the LOC113825862 gene encoding alkylglycerol monooxygenase: MNTSAPDTSTWSYSLRTNFYALSPDETYYESVWQVPNMAAMALPIMTLMSVVEALILKFTNRDNNWRLHNAVLNYSSGGLTEASNNFIFRGAEITFYSWVYSNWRLNYLAWDSLYTYFFALLGVEFCYYWWHRASHETALMWAAHSSHHSSEDFNMTVTARTSWTMRPFRWIFFTPLAILGLPPAVFLVHVQLSFIYAGWTHNETVPKLSKVIPGLGHVFEFIFHTPSHHRVHHGANRYCIDKNYGQTFIIFDRLFGTFAEERDDEPLVYGTLGQMDRNSAIMIQVSPWIELWRKVRSMTSFGDKVRALAFGPGWTPGKPRLGDPAEVPDVRGREKLQLPLPSWFSLYMLANSALIFFSYFEMMGRLKNLGQWQPLLNLAYIFFSYTALGGLYEGRRYGAVLELVRLLTFFAMSYVNPLFGGAASLRAVSWINLLSLFLWPAVAVFTFRRAEKTAKGQDGPREGAKAKAN; encoded by the exons ATGAACACCTCAGCGCCCGACACGTCCACGTGGTCGTACAGCCTCAGGACCAACTTCTACGCCCTGTCGCCGGACGAAACCTACTATGAGAGCGTGTGGCAGGTGCCCAACATGGCGGCCATG GCGTTGCCGATCATGACGCTAATGTCGGTGGTCGAGGCGCTGATCCTGAAGTTCACCAATCGAGACAACAACTGGCGTCTCCACAACGCCGTCCTGAACTACTCGAGCGGAGGACTCACGGAAGCGAGTAATAA CTTCATCTTCCGAGGCGCCGAGATCACGTTCTACAGCTGGGTCTACAGCAACTGGCGCCTCAACTACCTGGCGTGGGACTCCCTCTACACCTACTTCTTCGCGTTGCTGGGAGTCGAGTTCTGCTACTACTGGTGGCACAGGGCCTCTCACG AAACGGCTCTGATGTGGGCGGCCCATTCCAGCCACCACAGCTCCGAGGACTTCAACATGACGGTGACTGCCAGGACGTCCTGGACCATGAGGCCTTTCAG GTGGATCTTCTTCACGCCTCTGGCCATCTTGGGGTTGCCGCCCGCAGTCTTCTTGGTCCACGTGCAGCTGTCGTTCATCTACGCCGGCTGGACGCACAACGAGACCGTGCCCAAGCTGAGCAAGGTCATCCCCGGCTTAGGTCATGTCTTCGAGTTCATCTTCCACACGCCCAGCCACCATCGCGTCCACCACG GCGCCAACAGGTACTGCATCGACAAGAACTACGGCCAGACGTTCATCATCTTCGACCGCCTCTTCGGCACCTTCGCCGAGGAGCGCGACGACGAGCCGCTCGTCTACGGGACGCTCGGCCAGATGGACCGCAACAGCGCCATAATGATCCAG GTCTCGCCCTGGATCGAGCTGTGGCGGAAGGTGCGGAGCATGACCTCCTTCGGCGACAAGGTGCGGGCGCTCGCCTTCGGCCCCGGCTGGACCCCCGGCAAGCCGCGCCTCGGGGACCCCGCCGAAGTGCCTGAC GTGCGAGGCCGCGAGAAGCTCCAGCTGCCCCTTCCGTCGTGGTTCTCCCTCTACATGCTGGCCAACAGcgccctcatcttcttctcctacttcgaGATGATGGGGAGGCTGAAG AACCTCGGGCAGTGGCAGCCCCTGCTCAACCTGGCCTACATCTTCTTCTCGTACACCGCCCTCGGGGGCTTATACGAAGGGCGGCGCTACGGCGCGGTTCTTGAGCTCGTGCGCCTCCTGACGTTCTTCGCGATGTCCTACGTGAACCCGCTGTTCGGCGGCGCCGCCTCCCTGAGGGCGGTGTCGTGGATCAACCTCCTCAGCCTGTTCTTATGGCCTGCCGTGGCGGTCTTTACCTTCAGAAGGGCCGAGAAGACCGCCAAGGGACAGGACGGCCCGCGCGAGGGCGCCAAGGCCAAAGCCAACTGA